AGTGTGTCATTTTCCAAGAACATCTTTTTTGATGTATCTCCTTTATTTTCTCTTATCCTTTCTATTCCTTTGTTTTCTTTCAATGCTTTCATTTTCATTTTGCATGTACAATTTTATTTTATTGTTATACAAAATTACCATGAAAGATTTGGGGATACCATTGTACATCGTGGAAAACATGATTGCCAAGGATTGACAATGATTTTATTTTACAGATGAATAAGCAGTAAGGCTTATCAACATTGGGATTAGAGTGATATTATGTATTACTTCTTTTTAGAGAGGGGAGTCTTCTTTTCGCTTAATTCATCTCTTTTTGATTTAAGTGAGTCAATAACTCTCTCAACTTTATGGGATTTACTCGGCTTATTATTTTTGTTTAATTTATAGTTTGACTCAGCAGTACCGGCTTCTTTTGCAGAATAAATAGCTTTGTTTTTCTTGTAAAACGATTGTTCAATAAAATCTCTTCTTAATTCATAATCACTGCTGTTAATAAATCCTTCATCAAACAATTGTTTCATTAAATACGGAAGAAGAACATCGTCGCCTTGCCAATGAAGACGGATAGTGTCTTTTTTAGGTTCAAGAGGAGCGGCTGCAACAGACGATTGTTTAGCAAATGATTCATTTTCCATTTTTTGCTTCTCTTTGTAGAAATCAATTTCAATTGCAAGATATCTCAATAATGATTGTATAGCACCATTCGGGATTAAATTTTCATTCTGCAATGCTTCCTTTTTTACATGCATCAAATAAATTATTGCATCCTGTGAGTTTCCTTTATTTTTAGCAATTTCTTTTATTCCGATGATATCAAATCTGCATAATGATTTGTCAATTTTAAATAATTCAGGTTCATCTTTTTCAGTATTTGTATTGAGAATGTTTTTCTCATTCATACGTTCCGGGAATCTTTCCAATGTGTATTGTAATCTTTTCAACTCACTATATAAATCATCCTCATTAAGTAATATATCTATTTCTTGAGGTGTCATCTTTTTTGAATGCAACCCATGAAAATATTCTGTTCTATTACGAATCATAAAATAGATATAGCCTAATTTATCTATAGTCAACGTATCAATGTATTGTAGTATCTTTTCCTTATTAAAATTAAATACGGGATAGTCTTTTATTATCAGACTATGGTTTTCCTTAAATGATTTATCAAGTTTTTTGATTTCCTTTCGAACGAATGGCAGGAGTTTTCCATCTATTAATCTTAAAAACTTTATATATTCTGACATTGAAATGTGTGTCTGGTATTTATCTGTACTGGGAATATATGGTATCGGAAAGAATTTGTGTCCCAGGTTTTTAGATTTTATATAATTACCAAGATTTTTGTCTTGTACTCTATAACATACAAAAATGAATTCGGAATAAAGTTCTTTCAGATAGTCTAATTTAAGTTTGTTAGATGGTAATGATTTAAGATAATCTTCTATTTCATTTATTTCAAAAAATACAGGAATGTTAGGATTGGTAATCATAATACAATTTTATCATTCAATTATTTAAAATAATTGTTCAAAGAAATAAATAACTAAATTAAAATATATCTTTTATTTATTTGATAACTTATCAAAAAGATTCAATTATTTCAACGTATTTTTTTGAGATACATTTATTGATAAAAGATGTAGATTTGACATAGAAAATTAAACTTGAATATTGACAAATTTCATTCAAATTGCAACAAAGCACCATGCAGACAGATTATAAATTTATAAAGATAAAAAACTCTATTCCATAACTTCTAAAAAATAAAATTACTATTTTAAATAAACCAATAACAGCATATGCCTCTTAGTTGGAACGAAGTTAAAAAACGTGCGCTTGAATTTTCTAAAGAGTGGGAAAATCAAATCAGCGAAAAAGCAGAAGCGAAAACCTTCTGGGATGAATTCTTTTCCATTTTTGGTATCTCACGCAAGCGTGTTGCCTCTTTCGAAGAACCCGTTAAAAAACTCGGAGATAAGCAGGGCTACATAGATTTATTCTGGAAAGGTGTTCTTTTAATCGAGCACAAATCTAAAGGCAAAAACCTCGACCGTGCATACACTCAGGCACTCGATTATTTCCCGGGTATTAAAGAAGAAGAGCTTCCCAAATATGTTCTCGTTTCAGATTTCAATCGTTTCCGTTTGTACAATCTCGAAGAAAACACAGAGCATGATTTCACTCTGGATGATCTTCACAAAAACATTCATCATTTCGATTTCATACTCGGCGTAAAAAAACAGACTTATAAAGATGAAGACCCTGTAAATATTCTTGCCGCTAATCTTATGGGCAAACTGCACGACGCTCTGAAAAGCAATAACTACGAAGGACACAAACTTGAAGTCCTGCTCGTTAGAATCCTGTTCTGTCTTTTTGCCGATGATACAGGTATTTTCCCCCGCGGACATTTTGATTATTATATTCGCAATAAAACTAAAACAGATGGCTCCGACCTCGGCAGCCAGCTTTCTCATATTTTCCAGATTCTAAACACTCATGAAGATAAAAGACAGGTAAATCTCGACGAGGATATTAATGCCTTCCCTTACGTCAACGGCGATTTGTATAAAGAGTACCTCGAAATTCCTTCATGCGATTCGGACATGAGAAATATTCTTCTCGAATGTTGTTCTTTCGATTGGAGCAAAATTTCTCCTGCTATATTCGGCTCTTTATTTCAATCTGTCATGGATAAACAAAAACGTCGCGACCTCGGCGCTCACTATACATCCGAAAAGAATATACTGAAAGTTATAAACGGTCTATTTCTCGATGAATTAAAAGAAGAATTTGAAAAATGCAAATCAAACGAAAACAAACTCCGTCTTTTTCACGATAAAATTGCATCATTAAAATTTCTCGATCCTGCATGCGGCTGTGGAAACTTTCTCATAATTGCATATCGCGAATTAAGATTGCTCGAATTAGAAATATTAAAACACTTATTTACTTTCTCCCGCAAAGAAATATTGTCTGATGGAAAACAAGGCGAGATAATAGAATCAAACATTCAAATGCGTTTTGAGGCTAAAGAAATAAGCAAAATAGACGTTGACTGTATGTACGGTATCGAAATCGAAGAATTCCCCTCACGCATTGCCGAAGTCGCAATGTGGCTCATAGACCACCAGATGAACACAAAACTCTCGATTGAGTTCGGCGAATACTTTGCACGTATCCCTTTAAAAAAATCCCCTCATATAGTCAATGGAAACGCACTCCGATTCGATTGGAACAGCATAATCCTCAAAGAACAATGCAGTTACATACTCGGAAATCCGCCGTTTATAGGTAAGAAAAGACGAGATGAGGAACAGAATAAAGATATGGATTTAATATTCAATGGAATTAAAAATTATGGTGTTCTTGATTATGTTTGTGCATGGTATATAAAGGCAACTGAGTATATTAAAAATGTAAATATCAAAGTTGCATTCGTTT
The window above is part of the Ignavibacteria bacterium genome. Proteins encoded here:
- a CDS encoding DNA methyltransferase, whose translation is MPLSWNEVKKRALEFSKEWENQISEKAEAKTFWDEFFSIFGISRKRVASFEEPVKKLGDKQGYIDLFWKGVLLIEHKSKGKNLDRAYTQALDYFPGIKEEELPKYVLVSDFNRFRLYNLEENTEHDFTLDDLHKNIHHFDFILGVKKQTYKDEDPVNILAANLMGKLHDALKSNNYEGHKLEVLLVRILFCLFADDTGIFPRGHFDYYIRNKTKTDGSDLGSQLSHIFQILNTHEDKRQVNLDEDINAFPYVNGDLYKEYLEIPSCDSDMRNILLECCSFDWSKISPAIFGSLFQSVMDKQKRRDLGAHYTSEKNILKVINGLFLDELKEEFEKCKSNENKLRLFHDKIASLKFLDPACGCGNFLIIAYRELRLLELEILKHLFTFSRKEILSDGKQGEIIESNIQMRFEAKEISKIDVDCMYGIEIEEFPSRIAEVAMWLIDHQMNTKLSIEFGEYFARIPLKKSPHIVNGNALRFDWNSIILKEQCSYILGNPPFIGKKRRDEEQNKDMDLIFNGIKNYGVLDYVCAWYIKATEYIKNVNIKVAFVSTNSISQGEQVGILWSYLLSQNIHIDFAHRTFKWDNEAKGKAAVHVIIIGFANYDTKNKRLFDYEDIKADPVEIKTNRINPYLVDSDNLLFLSRNNSLCDVPDITFGSMPNDDGNFLFTDEEKNQFLKDEPNAIKFIKPLISGREFLHNEKRWCLWLEDIKPSEIKELPEVEKRIQKVKTYRLKSNREATRKLSSYPYLFGEIRQPKSDFILIPLTSSENRKFIPIAFLSKDNIVNNTCSVIPNANYYHFGVITSTMHMAWVRQICGRMKSDYRYSNNLVYNNYPWPDNPSEEKTKRVEEAVGNLLSVRDEFKNESLANLYDPLSMPKKLVDAHNKLDKAVDLCYRPQPFPNELSRLEFLFELYKKYTEPILIVKKNK